Sequence from the uncultured Bacteroides sp. genome:
GTATGCTTCAGCTATGACTTCGGTTCAAGAAGCAAGGCTACAGCACACAGACTTCTGCTTGGTTATCATGGAAATGTACAGGTTGATGGCTATAATGTATATGATGACTTTGAAAAGATTGAAGGTATAACACTCTATGGATGCTGGGCTCATGCACGACGTAAATTTGTAGAAGCCCTTGATGAGGATAATCAGAAAGCTACACAAGGTCTTGTATATATCAATAAGCTGTATCATATCGAGAGTGTAGCCGATGATATGAAACTGACAGCAGATCAGAGAAAAGACAAACGTAAGACTGAAGCATATCCAATTATCTGTGAGTTTGAAAAATGGCTTGGAGATACATGGTTGAAAGTACTTCCAGGCAGCAGAATGGGGAAAGCTATACAATATAATTATACACTCCTGCCACGTCTTGCCCGTTATGTAAATGAAGGAAGAATCAATATAGATAACAACCTTATCGAAAATGCAATAAGGCCTTTAGCCATCGGCAGGAAAAACTATCTTTTCTGTGGAAATGACGACTCAGCAGTACGTGCAGCAATAATTTATGGTTCATCCGACAAATGCGTAGTTCTTCTCATGCATTGCCAAAATTTTAAGTTCAAAAAACCTTTGATCTCTATATCCATATGCTTGTCTTTTCATTGTTTTGATTTTGTTATTAATACCTTCCAATTTTCCTGTTGATATATGATAATCATACCATGCTAAGATTCCCCACTTATGAGCTTTTAGTGTATTTGCAAAGGTTGTAAGTTTGGGGATTTTGGCTTGATATGCCTGTTCTATCCAAGCGTCCAATTCTTTGATAGCCTGCTCTTTATTTACTTGTGTCCATATTTCTTTCAAACTTTCTTTCAGATAGTATGCTTTCATCAAGGGCTCATTCAGCTTCAAGGCATTGTCAAGTCTGGACTTGAATTGGTTATCAAAGATATCTTTGCCATTGCATAGTAATAGCCATCTAGTTCCTTTAAACACTTTTCGTTTATTCAGATCCTTTTCCTCTCTGTAAACACTTCTACGTATTTCATCCAAAGCATCATTCATGAGTTTGACTACATGAAAGTGATCAAATACCAGAGTTGCTTCAGGTATATTCGTCATGACAGCTGAAACAAAAGTTGGAGATAGATCTGTAGCAACGGCCTTGATGACAGCATCGGATTTCTTTAGTTTCTTCCAAAAAACATCCAGAGAATCAGCACCTTTTCCATCGCCTATATATACGACTTGTCCTGTAAGAAGGTTTACTACGATTGTTTTGTAGACATGACCTTTTGCAACTGCGAACTCATCAATGCCAATATATTCAAGTTCGCTCAGGTCAGGGCATCCATAATGTCGCTGTAGATAACGTTTCTGGATATCCTTTACCGTATCCCAGGAAAGATGAAGGAAATGAGCAACATCCTTTATAGTACCTAAACGGGAGAGTTCAACTACAAGGCGAGCCAGGCGATTCGTATAAGAACGCTTGCCTGTAATAAAATGAATATTCTCCTGACGAATGCAATGACAATCTTTGCATTCTAAACGCTGAACTTTCATTTCTAAAAATACAGGTTTATGTCCTATGGGTACTCCGCGAAAACGACGAATAGTACTACCGGAGCGAATAAAGTGCCGACTCTTACAACAAGGACAACGAAGTTTTTCGGAACGGGTTTGGACTTCAAAGATAATACTCTTATCTTCGTAGCGTACGCGGGAGCATTCTTGCTCACAAACGCCAAAGGCGTGGTACAGAAAGCTGGTATTCATAATATTGTTTGATTGGACTCTACAATATAATGATTTACCAGCTTATTTTTATATAGCAACTACGCATTTGTCGGATGAACCTAATTTATTCCTTAATAAGTTCCTGTAAGGCTGCCGGAGTTGATCCAAGAGAATGGATGACTGATATCTTAAGAAAATTACCTGTATACAAAGAATCAAAGATGGATATCAAGGAGCTATTACCAAGGAACTGGAAAAACAGGACTGATTCTTCAAATTGAAACCAACTCGAATAAAATAGTCCCAACTAGCATCAAGTTTGTTCAACTTGGAAGAACTTGATGCTAGTTGGGACTTATTTGTGATTATACGTACTTAACCGAAGGCTTACTATTAATCGTACCTTATGGAATTGAAATTTAATATCATCTTTCATGTTATAGATATAATCATTACTATTAATCGTACCTTATGGAATTGAAATGGTGTTGTTATGGGTATGCATTATTTCCTTCCTTTCTATTAATCGTACCTTATGGAATTGAAATATTATTGTGACATCTCCAACGGTTGCCTGATCCATTGTCTATTAATCGTACCTTATGGAATTGAAATGACAGAATAGTTCAACACAGCATGTTGAACGTGACTATTAATCGTACCTTATGGAATTGAAATTAAAGTTTAAGATAGAGTTAGATGAAAAGTATCATAACTATTAATCGTACCTTATGGAATTGAAATAAGGACGAAGGCAAGACGGACAAGTAAATGCTCCTCTATTAATCTACCTTATGGAATTGAAATAAACAATACGATGATCAGTTGAAAGCTCATTTCGGTCTATTAATCGTACTTTATGGAATTGCAGTAAAGTTCAAAGGAGCTTTTGGATATAATCTAGCAAAGAAATAATAGTGATAGATTGATGAAATCTAGTAGGATAAATATTTCAAGTTTTTACTAAAAATACACTCTACATTACTACCTCTTGTTAGAAAAATATTTTTATCTTTGTAAATATATGGTGAGATCAAAAACTCATCTATAACCAGCAAAGAAGTCTAAAACAATGAGCACAGAAACCAACAAAATAAACCAACAAAATAAAGCAACTGATAAAGCAAGGTGAGGGGCAGGAGATAGAGTTCAAAGAATCTTATTCATCACTGACGCGTTCGGTGTTTGAAACAATCTGTGCTTTCTTGAACCGCAAAGGGGGAACCATCTTATTGGGAGTAGCTGATAATGGAAACATAGTCGGCGTAAAAGAAGATACGGTTCAGGATCAGCTCGACACGTTGGCACGGGATATGAACAATCCTCAGATCATTTCTCCCACTTTCTTTCTTGCCACGGATGTGGTAGAGATTGACGGAAAAACAATCATTTACATATTTGTGCCCGAAAGCTCGCAACCACATGCATACAAGGGGGCTTATTATGACCGCAAGGAAGACGGCGATTTTAAATTGGCTAACCAGCAACTGATAACGAATCTATTTCTGCGCAAGCAAGATGGGTACACAGAAAACAAAGTGTTTCCGTTTCTGCAAATGGAGGACTTTGAAACGGAACTGTTTGATACGGTACGTAACTTAGCTCGGTTAACACGGGCAGATCATCCCTGGATTAACATGACTAACGAAGAAATATTGGTTTCGGCACGCATGAGATTAAGGGATTCTTATACCGGAAAGGAAGGCTATACTCTTGCTGCAGCGCTGATGTTTGGAAAGGAAAATACATTGGCAAGTGTTCTGCCTCACTATAAAACGGACGCTCTTTGCCGAAAGGAAGATGTGGAGAGGTATGACGATCGTGATGATATTCGTTGCAATCTGATGGGAGCGTATTCCCGTTTGCTGGCTTTTATTCGTAAGCATCTGCCCGACAGATTTTATCTGGAAGGAAATCAGCGTATGAGTATCCGGGAATTGATATTTCGTGAGGTTGTGGCAAACCTTTTGGTGCACAGAGAGTTCTCGAACGCTTATCCGGCCTACCATGACTATTTACAAGAATGAGGTGGTAACGGAGAATTGGAGCCGTCCTTATGTAATGGGGCGCATCAACCTGGAAAACTTAAAACCGCATCCAAAGAATCCTACTATAGCCAACTTCTTCAAACAACTGGGATGGGTAGAGGAACTTGGATCAGGAGTTAGGAAAATGTATAAGTATTGTCCTATTTATGTGAATGGTGCATTGCCTGTTATTGAAGAAGGGGATGTTTTTAAACTTACAATTAAATATGAAGCTGGTGATGGACCTGTAAATATGCCTTTAAGTGATAATGAAATATCGATTATTTCTCTTTTAAAAGTTACACCAGGAATGAATAGAGAAGAAATTTCTATAGTTCTAAACAAGGGACGTACATCGGTATATCGCTATATAACGTCACTTAAGAAGAAAGGGCTAATAGAGTTTAGGGGAGCTGATAAAACAGGGGGATATTACATTATAACTGATAATGAAAAAGATAAATAACTTTGGAAATGAATAACTGTAAATTCAAGCCTTACGTCTGGATGATATTCGACTATAAGGGCGCTTCGGCTATTGGAAGAACCATATATGGACAAAACAAAGATGGATTTCAGAAAAGCAGAATGTAGTAAATGTTCCTGTATATTATGTTATTCCTATTGCGTTTAAACTTTCTTCGAAATAATGCATACGCTAAAAGAATTATTTAGATATCCAAGGTGGTGAAGCAACTTTTGAAAAAGGAGGAAATCTTATAATCTCAGCTTATCGTTCCCGCTTTTTCTTAGACTGAGGAACATTCTGAACTTTAGGTTCGGGTGCTATGGAATCCTTTGGCTGAACAAGTTGCTTTTTCTTCTTGCGGTTCCAGGGTAGCAAGTCATTCCAGGTATCGAAGTCCTTTTTATACATGATACCAAGGCCTTGTGTGTTTAGCGTGGTACGGGTATAATAACGGTCGTTTGCCTGATTATAGGCTTTCATACGAATCTCATTAGTAAGCAGATACTCGAGGTCGAAGTTGCCTACAAAGTTAGTTGTTACGGTAGGGTTCTCTCTATATCCAAAGTTTCCGTTAATCAACAGACGGTTGTTTAACAGCTGTCCGGAAAGCATGCCTTCAAA
This genomic interval carries:
- a CDS encoding ISL3 family transposase — translated: MNTSFLYHAFGVCEQECSRVRYEDKSIIFEVQTRSEKLRCPCCKSRHFIRSGSTIRRFRGVPIGHKPVFLEMKVQRLECKDCHCIRQENIHFITGKRSYTNRLARLVVELSRLGTIKDVAHFLHLSWDTVKDIQKRYLQRHYGCPDLSELEYIGIDEFAVAKGHVYKTIVVNLLTGQVVYIGDGKGADSLDVFWKKLKKSDAVIKAVATDLSPTFVSAVMTNIPEATLVFDHFHVVKLMNDALDEIRRSVYREEKDLNKRKVFKGTRWLLLCNGKDIFDNQFKSRLDNALKLNEPLMKAYYLKESLKEIWTQVNKEQAIKELDAWIEQAYQAKIPKLTTFANTLKAHKWGILAWYDYHISTGKLEGINNKIKTMKRQAYGYRDQRFFELKILAMHEKNYAFVG
- a CDS encoding transposase domain-containing protein → MNLIYSLISSCKAAGVDPREWMTDILRKLPVYKESKMDIKELLPRNWKNRTDSSN
- a CDS encoding RNA-binding domain-containing protein — protein: MEFKESYSSLTRSVFETICAFLNRKGGTILLGVADNGNIVGVKEDTVQDQLDTLARDMNNPQIISPTFFLATDVVEIDGKTIIYIFVPESSQPHAYKGAYYDRKEDGDFKLANQQLITNLFLRKQDGYTENKVFPFLQMEDFETELFDTVRNLARLTRADHPWINMTNEEILVSARMRLRDSYTGKEGYTLAAALMFGKENTLASVLPHYKTDALCRKEDVERYDDRDDIRCNLMGAYSRLLAFIRKHLPDRFYLEGNQRMSIRELIFREVVANLLVHREFSNAYPAYHDYLQE
- a CDS encoding ATP-binding protein, whose translation is MTIYKNEVVTENWSRPYVMGRINLENLKPHPKNPTIANFFKQLGWVEELGSGVRKMYKYCPIYVNGALPVIEEGDVFKLTIKYEAGDGPVNMPLSDNEISIISLLKVTPGMNREEISIVLNKGRTSVYRYITSLKKKGLIEFRGADKTGGYYIITDNEKDK